One genomic segment of Zymoseptoria tritici IPO323 chromosome 5, whole genome shotgun sequence includes these proteins:
- the THI gene encoding protein disulfide isomerase: MRTSTLFRLLALPLIGFTTAADPGQDHPAAAPELLGQDNTKAGAKYEGNTASTTDGGASEGTTFNGKHVPPVTEIDGAALNETIKAGYWMVEFFSPYCKHCKLFAPAWQTTYEFYYASEPVPQSSGSGESHDDMNSFTRYYDYKFAKVDCVANGDACAEKGILQFPTVVVYKDGKELENRVGGKSVEEMSQWIEEVLETIRPGSRPPGGPTLPKVGDNSVGEVEKTPVAVDNKEDKSPEKPAPAAPVVKTTPKVKANPDGQSVSLTEETFDKLVTNTRQPWFVKFYAPWCHHCQAMAPNWQGMARQMEGKLNVGEVNCDVESKLCKDIKVRSFPTILYFRGGERIEYEGLRGLGDLMSFANKAVATIEGVADVTAADFEALEKKEEVIFLYFYDQATTSEDFMALERLVLSLVGHAKLVKTKDPALNERFKISTWPRLVVSRDGKASYYTALSPRDMRDTRRVLDWMRTVWLPIVPELTALNAREIMDGKLVVLGILNRDRKEEFLSAKREIKNAALEWIDKQTQAFQLERQELRDAKQLRIEEAEDRNDQRALRAAKQIRINMDDIERREVGFAWVDGVFWERWVRTTFGISVADGERVVVNDERNHRYWDNTMTGNPIVPSRTSILETLPRIVANPPKIPAKLTTNAIGHIWWVFKQQVSEHPIVSGGLVVLILGALLWNRRRGAAGGYIRLSEKGGMDGLLGGNSGAAQGKVD, translated from the coding sequence ATGCGCACATCGACCTTGTTCCGACTGCTGGCATTGCCTCTCATCGgcttcaccaccgccgcggACCCCGGACAAGACCATCCAGCAGCCGCGCCTGAATTACTCGGACAGGACAACACGAAGGCGGGTGCGAAATACGAGGGCAATACAGCCTCAACAACAGACGGTGGTGCCAGCGAAGGTACCACATTTAATGGCAAGCATGTGCCTCCGGTCACAGAAATCGACGGAGCCGCGCTCAATGAAACGATAAAGGCCGGCTACTGGATGGTCGAATTCTTCAGCCCATACTGCAAGCACTGCAAACTATTCGCTCCGGCATGGCAAACGACATACGAATTCTACTACGCTTCCGAGCCCGTACCACAATCATCCGGCTCCGGCGAGAGTCACGACGACATGAACAGCTTTACGCGATACTATGACTACAAATTTGCAAAGGTGGACTGTGTTGCGAATGGAGATGCGTGCGCGGAAAAGGGCATCCTGCAGTTCCCCACTGTGGTCGTCTACAAAGATGGAAAGGAGCTTGAAAACAGGGTTGGAGGCAAGAGCGTAGAGGAGATGAGCCAGTGGATTGAAGAGGTATTGGAGACAATCCGTCCAGGTTCGAGACCGCCAGGTGGTCCGACATTGCCAAAGGTTGGGGATAATTCGGTtggagaggtggagaagacgCCTGTGGCAGTGGATAACAAGGAGGACAAGAGCCCCGAAAAGCCTGCGCCGGCGGCTCCAGTCGTCAAAACCACTCCGAAGGTGAAAGCCAACCCCGACGGTCAGTCTGTTAGCTTAACAGAGGAGACGTTCGACAAGCTGGTCACGAATACGCGTCAGCCTTGGTTCGTCAAATTCTATGCACCGTGGTGCCACCATTGTCAAGCCATGGCTCCCAACTGGCAAGGGATGGCAAGACAAATGGAAGGCAAGCTCAATGTGGGTGAGGTCAACTGCGATGTCGAGTCAAAGCTTTGCAAGGATATCAAAGTTCGCAGCTTTCCGACCATCTTATACTTCCGCGGCGGCGAACGCATCGAGTACGAGGGACTCCGCGGCCTCGGCGATCTAATGAGCTTTGCCAACAAGGCTGTAGCAACCATTGAAGGTGTCGCCGATGTTACGGCCGCCGATTTTGAGGCtctggagaagaaggaggaggtcaTCTTCTTGTACTTCTACGATCAGGCAACTACCAGCGAAGACTTCATGGCCCTGGAACGGCTCGTGCTCAGCTTGGTGGGCCACGCCAAACTGGTCAAGACCAAGGATCCAGCTCTGAACGAACGCTTCAAGATCAGCACATGGCCACGCCTTGTTGTCAGCCGTGATGGGAAGGCTTCGTACTACACTGCGCTCTCACCACGCGATATGCGTGACACTCGGCGAGTCCTGGACTGGATGAGGACAGTCTGGCTTCCCATTGTCCCGGAGCTGACTGCTCTCAATGCTCGAGAGATTATGGATGGGAAGCTTGTAGTCCTTGGAATCCTTAACCGCGATCGCAAGGAAGAGTTCCTCAGCGCAAAGCGTGAGATCAAGAATGCCGCTCTGGAATGGATCGATAAGCAGACACAAGCGTTTCAACTCGAAAGGCAAGAATTGCGCGATGCGAAGCAATTGCGGATTGAGGAAGCGGAAGACCGCAATGATCAACGTGCCCTCCGGGCTGCCAAGCAGATCCGCATCAACATGGACGACATTGAGCGAAGAGAAGTCGGCTTCGCCTGGGTGGATGGCGTGTTCTGGGAGAGATGGGTCCGCACAACATTCGGCATCAGCGTGGCGGATGGCGAAAGGGTCGTCGTCAATGATGAGCGCAATCACCGATACTGGGACAACACGATGACTGGCAACCCAATCGTGCCCAGTCGAACTTCGATCTTGGAGACACTTCCCAGGATTGTCGCAAACCCACCCAAGATCCCTGCCAAGCtcaccaccaacgccatTGGACATATCTGGTGGGTCTTTAAGCAACAAGTATCCGAGCATCCAATCGTGAGTGGTGGTTTGGTTGTGCTGATCCTTGGCGCCTTGCTTTGGAATCGGAGACGCGGAGCGGCAGGAGGATACATCCGCCTGAGCGAAAAGGGCGGTATGGACGGTCTACTTGGTGGCAACTCAGGAGCAGCACAAGGAAAGGTCGATTGA